From Neobacillus sp. PS2-9, the proteins below share one genomic window:
- the argJ gene encoding bifunctional ornithine acetyltransferase/N-acetylglutamate synthase, translating to MTQATSTNEIVVLEEGSVTLPKGYKAGGMHCGIKRKRLDLGYIVSEVPATAAGVYTTNIFQAAPLLVTQESVAKENKLQAIIVNSGNANACTGEQGLLDAYTMQKDFANELGIEEHLVAVTSTGVIGELMPMDKVRAGVTQILNKEYENESLFKEAILTTDTCVKHTAVQMTIDGKTVSIGGASKGSGMIHPNMATMLGFVTTDANIAQEDLVAALRDVTNQTFNMITVDGDTSTNDMVLVLANGLAENSQLTKDHPDWDVFKQGLKMVCESLAKKIARDGEGATKLVEVQVTGSYSRNAASAVGKAIISSNLVKTAIYGTDPNWGRIVTAIGYSGVPVEPNAIKVSIGPYTVFENGLPSMFVEEEVKEYLQLDVIKIHVELNQGEYSATAWGCDLTYDYVKINASYRT from the coding sequence TTGACACAAGCAACATCAACAAATGAAATCGTGGTACTAGAAGAAGGAAGTGTCACTTTACCAAAGGGGTATAAAGCAGGTGGCATGCACTGTGGAATTAAAAGAAAAAGACTCGATCTTGGCTACATCGTATCGGAAGTTCCAGCAACCGCTGCAGGCGTGTATACAACAAATATTTTTCAAGCGGCTCCTTTATTAGTTACTCAAGAAAGCGTAGCAAAAGAAAATAAACTCCAAGCCATTATCGTTAATTCTGGTAACGCCAATGCTTGTACAGGGGAACAAGGATTACTTGATGCCTACACCATGCAAAAGGATTTTGCAAATGAACTTGGAATTGAAGAGCATCTTGTTGCAGTGACTTCCACAGGGGTCATCGGAGAATTGATGCCGATGGATAAAGTGAGAGCTGGTGTTACACAAATACTTAATAAAGAATATGAAAATGAGAGCTTATTTAAAGAAGCCATTCTAACTACTGATACATGTGTCAAACATACAGCTGTGCAAATGACTATCGATGGAAAAACGGTTAGCATCGGCGGCGCATCAAAGGGTTCTGGAATGATCCACCCAAACATGGCTACTATGCTTGGATTCGTAACTACAGATGCAAATATAGCACAGGAAGACCTGGTAGCCGCCCTTCGAGACGTCACCAATCAAACCTTCAATATGATCACGGTTGATGGCGATACAAGTACGAATGACATGGTTCTCGTCTTGGCCAATGGGTTAGCAGAAAACAGTCAACTAACCAAGGACCATCCGGATTGGGATGTGTTTAAACAGGGTTTGAAAATGGTTTGTGAATCACTTGCTAAAAAGATCGCACGAGATGGCGAGGGGGCTACCAAGCTAGTAGAAGTTCAAGTGACTGGCTCCTACAGCCGAAATGCTGCAAGTGCTGTCGGTAAAGCCATTATTTCTTCTAACCTAGTAAAAACAGCTATTTATGGAACAGATCCAAACTGGGGAAGAATTGTGACGGCAATAGGCTACAGTGGTGTTCCAGTTGAACCGAATGCCATAAAAGTATCAATCGGACCTTATACGGTATTCGAAAACGGTCTACCAAGTATGTTTGTAGAAGAAGAGGTTAAAGAATACTTACAACTTGATGTTATTAAAATACATGTTGAATTAAACCAGGGTGAATATAGTGCAACTGCATGGGGATGCGACCTTACCTACGATTACGTAAAAATAAATGCATCCTACCGCACGTAA
- the argC gene encoding N-acetyl-gamma-glutamyl-phosphate reductase has product MKAAIIGGTGYGSVELIRLIQKHPYLEVGSVVSNSKAGYSFSETYPHLSEIMDQPLETFDAKRLSETNDITFLATPSGVSSKLVPQLLEHGMKCIDLSGDFRLRSGAEYETWYNHTPADEQYLEKAIYGLSEIYSEKIKTANLIANPGCYPTASSLGLLPILKSQLADKNSIIIDAKSGVSGAGRGLSLTAHYAEINENFKAYKLGKHQHIPEIEQVLTDESGDSITVSFTTHLVPMTRGIMCTMYVNLKEKISTKKVIDLYKQFYQDSHFIRVRPEGTIPSTKEVSGSNYCDIGLHVDERTNRLTIISVIDNLVKGAAGQAIQNVNLMNGWDEQTGLTDIPMYP; this is encoded by the coding sequence ATGAAAGCAGCAATCATTGGTGGAACAGGGTATGGGTCTGTAGAACTTATTCGCTTGATTCAGAAGCACCCATATTTGGAGGTGGGTTCAGTAGTATCCAACTCTAAAGCGGGCTATAGCTTTAGTGAAACATATCCTCATCTTTCTGAGATAATGGATCAACCATTAGAGACATTTGATGCAAAAAGATTATCTGAAACGAACGATATTACTTTCCTTGCTACTCCATCTGGTGTCAGCAGTAAGCTTGTTCCGCAGCTGCTAGAGCACGGTATGAAATGTATTGACCTCTCAGGTGACTTTCGATTACGGTCAGGCGCAGAATACGAAACCTGGTACAATCACACACCTGCAGATGAGCAGTATTTAGAGAAAGCAATTTATGGTTTAAGTGAGATTTATAGCGAAAAAATTAAGACTGCTAATTTAATAGCCAATCCAGGCTGTTATCCTACCGCATCCAGTTTGGGCCTACTCCCAATCTTAAAATCGCAGCTAGCTGATAAAAATTCAATCATCATTGACGCGAAATCAGGCGTGTCAGGTGCAGGAAGGGGACTTTCATTAACCGCACACTACGCCGAAATCAATGAAAATTTTAAAGCTTATAAACTTGGAAAACATCAACACATTCCAGAAATTGAGCAAGTCCTTACAGATGAGAGTGGAGATTCCATCACGGTTTCTTTTACTACCCACCTTGTCCCAATGACACGAGGAATCATGTGTACGATGTATGTGAATCTAAAAGAAAAGATTTCAACAAAAAAAGTTATCGATTTATATAAACAATTTTATCAAGACTCTCATTTTATAAGGGTACGGCCTGAGGGAACGATCCCTTCTACAAAAGAAGTATCCGGGTCAAACTATTGTGATATTGGACTACATGTCGATGAACGAACCAACCGCTTAACGATTATCTCTGTTATCGATAATTTAGTTAAAGGAGCGGCCGGGCAGGCAATCCAAAATGTAAACCTGATGAATGGCTGGGATGAACAAACGGGGCTAACCGATATACCAATGTATCCATAG
- a CDS encoding DUF4395 domain-containing protein yields MSEAIRSIPRPLVKTNQVVIVISVLLTWFSGLEWFLLIPLLSGLSGLFLDFNPIMRLGKLFLKKDPNAYIPEDWGQQQFNQTIAVICLGIGFISFLLGWNVLGYIFTIMVALAAFVAILGFCVGCFIHFQWNQYKYRRTLQQ; encoded by the coding sequence ATGTCAGAAGCTATTCGTTCAATTCCTCGTCCACTTGTAAAGACGAATCAAGTGGTGATTGTTATAAGTGTATTGTTAACATGGTTCTCTGGTTTGGAGTGGTTTTTATTGATACCGTTACTCTCTGGGCTAAGTGGACTTTTTTTAGACTTTAATCCGATTATGCGGCTAGGAAAACTATTTTTAAAGAAGGATCCAAATGCGTATATTCCCGAAGATTGGGGACAGCAGCAATTTAATCAAACGATTGCTGTGATTTGCCTCGGTATCGGATTTATCAGCTTTTTACTAGGGTGGAATGTCCTCGGATATATTTTCACCATCATGGTGGCATTAGCAGCATTTGTGGCCATTCTCGGTTTTTGTGTCGGCTGTTTCATCCACTTCCAATGGAATCAATATAAATATAGACGAACTCTTCAACAATAA
- a CDS encoding DUF4317 domain-containing protein, with the protein MNKKDIANIRKQFKLDNYNLQIREIFNVYVQKESGEIYHQVSQPFPMLEQETQELFLANFKKVLTGQLDAKLFELKFMRDVEDSTQMFLYEGLQQETTEDWKEYMLEIVVKMFAKTVYEFDTVVTFIRGEYRKPTRKRNAESEEGGDDQVYSNGFILCSLNKTDVPKKALMFDYIEKEYKSYNVFDPIINLDSPLSGFLFPALNDNAADVNRILYCAGKANQPDFKFMEEVLNCEEIITAQEDKDCFDFILKEVIGDEVDSRVISNVYEEIDKLVQENQENEESEIPTLDSRDIERILTVSGVENVETAKVEHALKAIVDDEKHEFKASNLVPKTIKIETKVANLSINPKDLKYVKYITFQGKRCLLLEIDEDVVVEGFRLEESETY; encoded by the coding sequence ATGAATAAAAAAGATATCGCTAATATCCGCAAGCAATTTAAACTAGACAATTACAACCTACAAATTCGAGAAATCTTTAATGTGTATGTCCAAAAGGAATCGGGCGAGATTTATCATCAAGTAAGTCAGCCTTTTCCAATGTTAGAACAGGAAACACAGGAATTATTTTTAGCCAACTTTAAAAAAGTGTTAACAGGACAACTTGATGCTAAACTGTTTGAACTGAAATTCATGCGGGATGTGGAAGACAGCACCCAAATGTTCCTTTACGAAGGATTACAACAAGAAACAACGGAAGACTGGAAAGAATACATGTTGGAAATTGTCGTGAAAATGTTTGCTAAAACGGTTTATGAATTTGATACCGTGGTAACGTTTATTCGGGGAGAATATCGAAAGCCGACCCGAAAACGCAATGCGGAATCTGAAGAAGGCGGGGATGACCAGGTCTATTCCAACGGGTTTATTCTATGCAGTCTCAATAAAACGGATGTGCCGAAAAAAGCCCTGATGTTTGATTATATTGAGAAGGAATACAAATCCTACAACGTCTTTGATCCCATTATTAATTTAGATTCTCCCTTATCAGGCTTCCTTTTCCCTGCCTTAAACGATAATGCAGCGGATGTAAACCGTATTCTCTACTGTGCAGGGAAAGCAAATCAACCGGATTTTAAATTTATGGAAGAAGTGCTTAATTGTGAAGAGATTATAACTGCCCAGGAAGATAAGGACTGCTTCGATTTCATCTTAAAAGAAGTGATAGGGGACGAAGTGGATTCCCGCGTGATTTCCAATGTGTATGAGGAAATCGATAAGCTGGTTCAGGAGAATCAAGAGAATGAAGAAAGTGAAATACCTACGTTGGATTCTCGGGATATTGAACGTATTTTAACGGTAAGCGGGGTTGAAAATGTAGAGACGGCCAAAGTGGAACATGCCCTTAAGGCAATCGTTGATGATGAAAAACACGAATTTAAGGCCAGCAACTTAGTTCCGAAAACCATCAAAATCGAGACCAAGGTTGCCAATCTTTCGATCAACCCAAAAGATCTAAAATATGTAAAATACATTACGTTCCAAGGTAAACGATGCTTATTGTTGGAAATAGATGAAGACGTGGTCGTGGAGGGTTTCCGACTTGAAGAATCAGAGACATACTAA
- the aroD gene encoding type I 3-dehydroquinate dehydratase gives MTRKTITVKGITIGEGQPKICVSMIGSSVAQLLEEAKHIKILGADVVEWRVDFFEQVEEMDAVKEALREIRAVLTEIPLIFTFRSAKEGGEKEVSPAYYFELNKSIVLTGLVDLIDIELFNEENDVKAVIEAAHAHEVFVILSNHDFHKTPPREEIISRMCKAQELGGDIPKIAVMPTSSTDVLTLLEATNTMNEQFADRPFITMSMAGKGLISRLAGEVFGSALTFGAAKKASAPGQVPVKELRYVLNLLHENLKQ, from the coding sequence ATGACACGAAAAACTATTACCGTTAAAGGGATTACGATTGGAGAAGGCCAGCCTAAAATATGCGTTTCAATGATAGGGAGTTCAGTGGCACAGTTATTGGAGGAAGCCAAGCATATTAAAATTCTCGGAGCGGACGTGGTGGAATGGCGTGTTGACTTTTTTGAACAGGTCGAAGAAATGGATGCAGTGAAAGAGGCATTAAGGGAAATTCGTGCGGTTTTAACAGAGATTCCCTTGATTTTCACATTTAGAAGTGCAAAAGAGGGTGGCGAAAAGGAAGTCAGCCCGGCTTACTATTTTGAATTAAACAAAAGCATTGTGCTAACTGGATTAGTAGATTTGATTGATATTGAGTTATTTAATGAAGAAAATGATGTTAAAGCCGTAATTGAAGCGGCGCATGCACACGAGGTTTTCGTTATTCTTTCAAACCATGATTTTCATAAGACACCACCGAGAGAAGAAATTATTTCTCGTATGTGTAAAGCGCAGGAATTGGGCGGAGATATCCCTAAAATTGCAGTTATGCCTACCAGTTCAACCGATGTGCTGACACTCTTAGAGGCCACTAATACAATGAATGAACAATTCGCTGATCGACCATTTATCACGATGTCAATGGCAGGCAAGGGGCTCATCAGTCGATTGGCAGGTGAAGTATTTGGTTCAGCCCTAACGTTTGGTGCGGCGAAAAAGGCTTCTGCTCCAGGACAGGTGCCCGTTAAGGAATTACGTTACGTTTTAAACTTATTGCATGAGAATCTGAAACAATAA
- a CDS encoding shikimate kinase — protein MKNSDRSIVFIGFMGVGKTTVGKLVAKKLNRSFIDIDEEIEKEYQMPVSQIFKQIGEKAFRQREKGLISNLAEQEQKIISVGGGAFLQEEIRQVCLTSCIVIYLNISLENWKNRLDLIIESRPVLQGKSKEEMEDLFYTRQAIYSQHHLKIETDNKAPGEIADEIADTLVTNFGVKKR, from the coding sequence TTGAAAAATAGCGACAGAAGTATAGTGTTTATCGGGTTTATGGGTGTTGGTAAGACAACAGTTGGAAAGCTCGTTGCCAAAAAGCTTAATCGTTCTTTTATCGATATAGATGAAGAAATTGAAAAGGAATATCAAATGCCTGTCTCACAAATTTTCAAACAAATTGGTGAGAAGGCTTTTAGACAAAGAGAGAAAGGTTTGATTTCGAATCTAGCTGAACAAGAGCAGAAGATTATTTCTGTTGGCGGGGGTGCTTTTTTACAGGAAGAAATCAGACAAGTATGCTTAACCTCATGCATTGTCATTTATCTCAATATATCGTTGGAAAACTGGAAAAATAGATTGGATTTGATTATTGAGAGCCGGCCTGTGTTACAAGGTAAATCAAAAGAGGAAATGGAAGATTTATTTTATACAAGACAAGCAATCTATTCACAGCATCATTTAAAAATAGAAACAGATAACAAAGCTCCGGGTGAAATTGCAGACGAAATAGCCGATACACTAGTAACGAACTTCGGTGTAAAGAAAAGGTGA
- the nikC gene encoding nickel transporter permease produces MAELAKSTADLSVKAVEEKLTPPWKEALQSFAKNKLAVAGLGIVVFFIIIAILAPVISPYSYKEQVLSDRMLAPSSEHWFGTDDFGRDIFSRIVYGARISLWVGTFSVIGSVVFGTILGIVAGYYGRWVDGIISRIFDIMLAFPSILLAIAVVAILGPSLKNALIAIAVINIPNFGRLVRSKVLSVKQEEYIMAARAVGMRDTRILFRHILPNSISPVIVQATLAIATAIIEAAALGFLGMGAQAPTPEWGKMLADSKNYITQAPWTLFFPGVAIMLTVLGFNLMGDGLRDILDPKMKN; encoded by the coding sequence GTGGCAGAACTTGCAAAAAGCACAGCAGATTTATCTGTGAAAGCTGTTGAAGAAAAGCTGACACCTCCGTGGAAGGAAGCTTTGCAATCCTTTGCTAAAAATAAATTAGCGGTTGCTGGCTTAGGAATTGTTGTCTTCTTTATTATTATTGCTATTTTAGCTCCTGTCATTTCACCATATAGTTACAAGGAGCAGGTGCTGTCCGACCGAATGCTGGCACCTTCTAGTGAACATTGGTTTGGTACAGACGATTTTGGACGAGATATTTTTTCGCGAATCGTGTATGGTGCTAGGATATCCTTATGGGTAGGGACATTCTCTGTCATAGGATCCGTTGTTTTTGGAACAATCCTAGGAATCGTAGCAGGTTATTATGGTCGTTGGGTGGACGGTATTATCTCCCGTATTTTTGATATTATGCTTGCCTTTCCTAGTATTCTATTAGCTATCGCAGTTGTTGCAATTCTTGGACCATCCTTAAAAAATGCTTTAATTGCGATTGCGGTTATTAATATTCCGAACTTTGGTCGTCTGGTTCGCTCAAAGGTACTTAGTGTTAAGCAGGAAGAATATATTATGGCAGCCCGTGCAGTTGGAATGAGAGATACACGAATTCTCTTCCGTCATATTTTGCCAAATAGTATTTCTCCTGTAATCGTACAAGCGACTCTTGCCATCGCTACTGCCATTATTGAGGCTGCAGCTCTTGGCTTCCTTGGAATGGGGGCACAGGCTCCAACACCTGAGTGGGGTAAAATGCTGGCCGATTCGAAAAATTATATCACGCAGGCTCCATGGACTTTATTCTTTCCGGGTGTTGCCATTATGCTTACCGTCCTAGGATTTAACCTAATGGGCGATGGGCTCCGTGATATCCTTGATCCTAAGATGAAAAATTAA
- a CDS encoding ABC transporter permease: protein MLTYTVRRIFSLIPVLFGMTLIVFSVIHAIPGDPARIILGQRATPEALAALTEQLGLNRPWYIQYFEYLKTLIHGDLGISLRSRGPINAEIWPYLAATVELTIVAMLIAVVVGVNAGIISAWFSKSWFDYGAMVLALIGVSMPIFWLGLMLQWAFAIDLGWLPTTGREDARDPISAITNIYLLDTLLQGRFDQFIVVLKHIILPASALATIPMAIIARMTRATMLEVMKSDYIRTARAKGLRMFWVVYKHSLKNAVIPVLTIIGLQTGLLLGGAILTETIFGWPGIGRYLYDAIAYRDYPVIQSGILIIAAIFVLINLIVDLLYVLVDPRIKYTK, encoded by the coding sequence GTGTTAACTTACACAGTTCGCCGTATTTTTTCCTTAATTCCCGTCTTATTTGGGATGACTTTGATTGTTTTTTCTGTTATACACGCTATTCCTGGAGACCCTGCCCGTATCATTCTTGGACAAAGGGCAACACCAGAAGCCCTTGCGGCACTTACAGAACAACTGGGGTTAAATCGTCCGTGGTACATACAATATTTTGAATATCTTAAAACCCTCATTCACGGTGATTTAGGGATTTCTCTTCGTTCGAGAGGACCTATTAATGCCGAGATTTGGCCGTATTTAGCGGCAACGGTTGAACTTACGATTGTAGCAATGCTGATTGCGGTTGTAGTTGGAGTAAATGCTGGTATTATTAGTGCCTGGTTCTCCAAATCATGGTTTGATTATGGTGCAATGGTACTAGCATTAATCGGTGTATCCATGCCGATCTTTTGGCTTGGTTTAATGCTTCAGTGGGCCTTTGCTATTGACTTAGGCTGGCTTCCAACGACAGGAAGAGAGGATGCCAGGGACCCTATTTCAGCGATCACCAACATTTATTTACTGGATACACTTTTGCAGGGAAGATTTGATCAATTCATTGTCGTTCTTAAGCATATTATTTTACCGGCTTCTGCTCTTGCTACGATTCCAATGGCAATTATAGCAAGGATGACCCGCGCAACGATGCTAGAGGTGATGAAATCCGATTATATCCGGACTGCAAGAGCAAAGGGATTAAGAATGTTTTGGGTAGTTTATAAGCACTCTTTAAAAAATGCAGTCATTCCAGTGTTGACGATCATCGGCTTACAAACGGGGCTACTTTTGGGAGGAGCAATTCTAACGGAGACCATCTTCGGGTGGCCGGGAATAGGCAGGTATTTATACGATGCTATTGCTTATCGTGATTATCCTGTTATCCAGTCAGGGATTTTAATTATTGCAGCAATCTTTGTACTCATTAATTTAATCGTGGATCTTTTGTATGTATTGGTGGATCCAAGGATTAAATACACGAAATAG
- a CDS encoding ABC transporter substrate-binding protein: MKKKTFKLLLVSLLAISMFLVGCSSKSNNDAKGGKETGNNSASGKDTLIYARGVDSVSLDPITTTEGDTFKVTENIYDTLLDYGDTDTTLKPKLAKSWEVTPDGLTYTFKLQEGVKFHDGTDFNADAVVFNFNRWMNGDEDKFPYYTMFGGYVKDEGHVIKEVKALDANTVQFVLKRPMAPFLKNLAMSPFAIASPAAVEKYGDDYRSHPVGTGPFKFVEWKQNDRITLEKNPDYWVKGLPKLNKVIFRVIPENTARLNALVNGEIDIMDGLNDSDAKAVTSNDKLKIYERPSMNVAYLSFTLTRKPFDNKLVRQALNYAIDKKAIIDAFYGGNAIPAKNPMPPSIEGYNDSIEEYKYDPEKAKELLKEAGYPNGFEMELWAMNIARLYMAEPPKVAEVIQDNLSKVGIKVKLNTLEWATYLDKAAKGDFDAFLMGWTGDNGDPDNFLYTLLDKDAIGANNYSRYSSDPLHDLLIQAQQGTDQEKRNELYKKAQEIIHEDAPWVPLLHSKPLSAASKDVVGYIPHPTGSESLDKVEFKK; this comes from the coding sequence ATGAAGAAAAAAACGTTTAAGCTGCTGCTAGTTTCGTTATTAGCCATCAGCATGTTCTTAGTTGGCTGCAGCAGCAAAAGCAATAACGACGCTAAAGGTGGTAAAGAAACAGGCAACAATAGTGCTTCTGGAAAGGATACATTAATCTATGCCCGCGGTGTAGACTCTGTATCACTTGACCCAATCACAACGACTGAAGGCGATACCTTTAAAGTTACTGAAAACATCTATGACACTTTGCTAGATTACGGTGATACAGATACAACCCTTAAGCCGAAGCTTGCAAAAAGCTGGGAAGTTACTCCTGATGGCTTGACCTATACCTTTAAGCTCCAAGAAGGTGTAAAGTTCCATGACGGTACCGATTTTAATGCGGATGCAGTGGTGTTCAACTTTAACCGTTGGATGAATGGGGATGAAGATAAATTCCCTTATTACACGATGTTTGGCGGCTATGTGAAAGATGAAGGCCATGTTATTAAAGAGGTTAAAGCACTTGATGCTAATACAGTTCAATTTGTGCTAAAGCGCCCTATGGCTCCATTCTTAAAGAACTTGGCGATGTCACCATTTGCTATTGCCAGCCCAGCAGCTGTTGAGAAATATGGTGATGATTACAGAAGTCATCCAGTTGGTACAGGTCCATTCAAATTTGTTGAGTGGAAGCAAAACGACCGAATCACCCTAGAAAAGAACCCTGATTACTGGGTAAAAGGTCTTCCAAAACTAAACAAAGTGATTTTCCGTGTAATCCCTGAAAACACAGCACGTCTTAACGCGCTTGTGAACGGTGAGATTGACATTATGGATGGTCTTAACGATTCCGATGCTAAAGCAGTTACTAGCAACGATAAGCTGAAAATCTATGAGCGCCCATCCATGAACGTTGCGTATTTAAGCTTTACGCTTACTCGTAAGCCATTTGACAATAAGCTTGTTCGTCAAGCTTTAAACTACGCAATTGATAAAAAGGCGATTATTGATGCATTCTACGGTGGTAATGCAATTCCTGCTAAGAATCCAATGCCTCCTTCCATTGAAGGTTACAATGATTCAATTGAAGAATATAAGTATGATCCAGAGAAAGCAAAAGAATTATTAAAAGAAGCAGGATATCCGAACGGCTTCGAAATGGAATTATGGGCAATGAATATCGCTCGTCTATACATGGCTGAACCACCAAAAGTAGCTGAAGTCATTCAAGACAATCTAAGCAAAGTGGGCATTAAAGTGAAGCTTAACACTTTAGAGTGGGCTACTTATTTAGATAAAGCTGCAAAAGGCGACTTCGATGCCTTCCTGATGGGTTGGACAGGTGACAATGGTGACCCTGATAACTTCTTATACACATTGTTAGATAAGGATGCCATTGGTGCAAACAACTATTCAAGATATAGCAGTGATCCGTTACATGATCTTTTAATTCAAGCTCAACAAGGAACAGATCAAGAAAAACGTAACGAGCTTTACAAGAAAGCACAAGAGATTATCCATGAGGATGCTCCATGGGTACCATTACTTCACTCTAAGCCATTGTCTGCAGCAAGTAAGGATGTAGTTGGTTATATTCCACATCCAACTGGTTCTGAATCCCTTGATAAGGTTGAATTTAAGAAATAG
- a CDS encoding dipeptide ABC transporter ATP-binding protein: protein MSELLLEVNGLKKYFPITGGLLGRKQGEVKAVDDVSFYVKKGETLGIVGESGCGKSTTGRLLMRLIEASDGKIVFEDKEITSLSKSELRKTRRDIQMVFQDPYASLNPRHSIEQILEEPLIVHGIGTKEERKKHVREMLEVVGLSSYHAKRYPHQFSGGQRQRIGIAKALMTKPKLIIADEPVSALDVSIQAQVLNLMKEIQKEFQLTYIFIAHDLGVVRHISDRVGVMYLGRLIELAESEELYENPKHPYTKALLSAVPIPDPDVKKKTILIEGELPSPANPPSGCAFHTRCKECMDICKTTRPQESNLNGHFVACHLYNQ from the coding sequence ATGTCGGAGTTACTTCTTGAGGTAAACGGACTGAAAAAATACTTTCCAATTACAGGTGGCCTTTTGGGAAGGAAGCAAGGAGAAGTCAAAGCGGTTGATGATGTTTCTTTTTATGTGAAAAAAGGAGAGACCTTAGGAATCGTAGGGGAAAGTGGTTGCGGAAAATCAACGACGGGCCGACTACTCATGCGCTTAATCGAAGCAAGTGACGGGAAAATCGTTTTTGAAGATAAAGAGATTACCAGCTTGTCAAAGTCTGAGTTAAGAAAAACACGAAGAGATATCCAAATGGTGTTCCAGGATCCCTATGCCTCATTAAACCCAAGGCATTCAATCGAGCAAATCCTTGAGGAGCCTTTGATTGTTCATGGAATAGGGACAAAAGAGGAACGAAAGAAGCATGTAAGAGAGATGCTCGAGGTGGTGGGCTTAAGCAGCTACCATGCGAAAAGATATCCGCATCAATTTAGCGGCGGGCAGCGTCAGCGAATTGGAATTGCCAAGGCGTTAATGACAAAACCAAAGTTAATTATTGCGGATGAACCTGTATCTGCACTTGATGTATCGATTCAGGCTCAAGTTCTCAACCTGATGAAGGAAATCCAAAAGGAATTTCAACTTACCTACATATTTATCGCACATGATCTTGGGGTGGTTCGTCATATTAGTGATCGTGTGGGTGTTATGTATTTAGGAAGATTAATAGAGTTAGCAGAGAGTGAGGAGCTTTACGAGAATCCCAAGCATCCATACACAAAAGCACTTCTTTCTGCAGTACCGATACCAGATCCTGATGTTAAGAAGAAAACGATTTTAATTGAAGGGGAGTTGCCTAGTCCAGCTAATCCTCCTTCAGGCTGTGCATTCCATACAAGATGCAAGGAATGTATGGACATTTGCAAAACTACTAGACCGCAGGAAAGCAATCTCAATGGTCATTTTGTAGCCTGTCACTTATATAACCAGTGA
- a CDS encoding ABC transporter ATP-binding protein yields MDKDPILRIKDLKVSFQSGKKLVPAVDGISFDLRDGEILGIVGESGSGKSVTSLATMGLIPSPPGKIENGEIIFEGRDLKNISEKEWRKIRGNQISMIFQEPMTSLNPLFTIGNQLMEAIKLHTDLTKVQIKQRCIELLKLVGIPRAEGILKEYPHQLSGGMRQRVMIAMAMACNPKVLIADEPTTALDVTIQAQILALMKDLNQKTNTSIILITHDLGVVAEICERVIVMYSGQIVEQGDVRTILKNPQHPYTIGLLKSVPDLRGKKERLYSIPGTVPTPGSIHMGCRFAARCSEVLSQCYEETPQLYKTEKDGHEVRCFLHTLKGSDKHVGVTS; encoded by the coding sequence GTGGACAAAGATCCTATTCTTCGCATAAAGGATTTAAAGGTGTCTTTTCAATCAGGGAAGAAGCTTGTCCCAGCTGTGGATGGTATTAGTTTTGATTTAAGGGACGGAGAAATCCTTGGAATCGTAGGGGAATCAGGAAGTGGGAAAAGTGTAACGTCCTTAGCTACGATGGGCCTAATTCCTTCTCCTCCAGGAAAGATCGAGAATGGAGAAATCATTTTTGAAGGAAGAGATCTGAAAAACATTTCGGAAAAAGAGTGGCGGAAGATCCGCGGAAATCAAATATCAATGATTTTCCAAGAACCCATGACCTCATTAAATCCCTTATTTACAATAGGGAATCAACTAATGGAAGCCATCAAATTACATACTGACCTAACAAAGGTCCAAATTAAGCAGCGTTGTATCGAACTACTAAAATTAGTCGGAATCCCACGGGCAGAAGGAATTCTTAAAGAATATCCACACCAGTTATCAGGAGGAATGAGGCAAAGGGTTATGATTGCCATGGCTATGGCCTGTAATCCAAAGGTGCTCATTGCGGACGAGCCCACCACTGCTCTTGATGTAACTATTCAAGCGCAGATTCTCGCATTAATGAAGGATTTAAACCAAAAGACGAATACCTCTATCATATTAATTACTCATGATTTAGGTGTGGTAGCGGAAATCTGTGAACGAGTCATTGTTATGTATTCCGGTCAAATCGTTGAACAAGGTGATGTACGAACGATACTCAAAAATCCTCAGCATCCTTACACCATTGGATTGCTAAAATCGGTTCCAGACTTAAGAGGGAAAAAGGAGCGGCTCTACAGTATTCCCGGAACAGTTCCTACACCAGGGTCTATTCACATGGGATGCCGATTTGCCGCAAGATGTTCTGAGGTATTATCACAATGCTATGAAGAAACGCCACAATTATATAAAACGGAAAAAGACGGACATGAAGTACGCTGTTTCCTACATACATTGAAGGGGAGTGACAAACATGTCGGAGTTACTTCTTGA